One bacterium genomic window, AAAACTCAAGGTGGAGCTGTTTTAAGTGCCGCCTGGAACTTAGTCGACATCGCCAGATATCAAATGTTGCTGAAAAAGCCAACGGCAGAGTCCACATTGAAGGAAGCGATGTCTGTTTTTGAGAAAGCAAAACTGGCAGAGGGAGTTACATCTGCTTTGCAGACGCTGGGTGATCTCCGATTGACAGAAAAAAACTTCATGGAGGCTGAAAAGCTATTGTCACAGGTCACTCTGGAAGATGAAAAAAGCGGATACATTCTGAATTGGGAAGCGTGGTATTCCCTCGGATTAGCGAAAAAAGGTCTCAAAAAGCGTGCTGAAGCGCTGGAGTCCTTCAGAAAAAGCATCGCAATTATCGAAAAGCTTCGTAACTCTGTGGTTGGACAAAACCGGCAAGAGCAATTATTCCTGAACAAATACAGAAAGATATACGATTCATTCATTGAAACTTTGCTCGTGTCCGATGCTCCCCAAAGAAATGATATTCTCGAAGCAAATTTTCTCCTGGAACGGTTAAAAATAGCTGAAGCGCAGGAAAATTCCCGCGGTGTTGTATCTTCCACCGAAGATCCTAAGAAGCAAGCGGCAAGGCGCAAAATTCAATCGCTTCACTTTTCGGAAGTGGACATAGAAAAACAAATCAAAGAAGAGCTGTCAAAACCATTGCCGGACAAAAAACGTTTGCAACACTTACGTGAATTACAGCGCGCAAACAGGCAGGAGTCTTCGGAATACACGGCGAAGCTCAAGGAACAATATCCGGATTTGTTTGAGGATCAGGAAGTCAAACCGGAACAGCTCGAAGCTTTGATGGAGGATCTACCGCCTGACGTTATGATTCTTGTTCCTACTCTACTGGAAGAAAAGAAAAAAGTTGCGATTCTAGGCTACACGCGAGCGGCTCCATTCTACAGGGAAAAAGATGTAACGAGCAAAGAAGATTTTTATGAAAAGCTGAACGATTTCAGAAATCTTCTTAGCTCGACACGCAGCAGCGAAGCGGATATCAAACAGGTGGGTCATGAGCTTTATGAGCTGCTGATTGAGCCGGTCGAGTATCTTTTTTCGGATGTCAAACTTCTGATCGTTTCACCATCCGGCAGATTGCGAAATATTCCCTTCCAGGCATTGAACGACGGCAATCGATATCTCATAGAAAAAATGCCGATCGTAAATCTTGCATACCTGAAGATTTCACCCCCACAGTACGCAACGCACATGCGTCTTTTTGCCATTGCAAATCCGGATACACAATTGCAAGGGGCCGATGAACAAGTCGACAAATTGCAGGGATTGTTTCCCATTACAATCAAACGGCACGCCGAAGCAACTCAGGCAGCGTTGAAATGGGTTGAAGGTGAAAATGACTATTCCATATTAATCTTCGCTTCACATGCGGAATTAAATGATGCAGAGCCACGAAAGTCTTATATCCAGCTGGCAGGAGACGAGCAGCTCACTTATTCCGCTATTTCCGGTTTTAAGACTTACTGGAAGAATGTGGATCTCGTGGTTCTTAGCGCGTGCAAAACAGCGCAGCAACCGTTGTCCACAGACAACTCTGCAGCGCATAACATTGCGTTTGAATTCGATAAAAGCGGTGTGCACTCTACAATCGCCACACTGTGGCAAGTGATGGATCTCTCCACATCCGATCTATTTACCAGTTTCTTTCTCGCTGTAAAAAAGAAGGAACCAATGGGGCGAGCTCTGCAAAAGGCGCAAATCGATTTAATGAAATCAGAAAAATATTCGCATCCCTTCTACTGGGCTCCGTTTATTTTTATTGGCGATTGGCGTTAATAGCAAAGTAGCGCGGGTGTCCCGCCTGCGAATGTGCAGACGAGACGTCCGCACTACTTTGTTTACTGCTGCCAGGCGTAGGAGATTTTCAAGAATAGCGACCGGTTTGTTCGCACTCGTGAATTGCTTTCTGTCACGATTCCGTTATCGCCATAACCAACAAAAAAGACTGTTTGCCAGTTCAATCGATAACCATACAAAACCGAGCCAAGGAAAGATCCATCTCGTTTGGGAACATCAAGTGTATAGAGGCTAGGATCCCGTTCGGTCGTCACATACTGTCCGATCAGTCGCACAAAAGAACGGGCGTTAAAAACATACACAGCTTTCAGTCGCGCAATAGAAGCGGTGTAGAGTCTTCCACTTGCGTCAGGCTCGTTCAGATTCAGCCATTCGCGAGTGGCATCGCCCGTTAATGTCAGGTTATCCCAGGGCCGTACCGTTCCTTGTACACCGAAGTTCGCTCCGTTCCCGACGCGTCCGTTATCAAAATCGATCAAATCTCCGGTTCGTCCGAAAAAAGTGATGCGTGGGAGGCGGCGTGAAGGATCGAATTGCACAAAGTAAGAAAGATAATTCTGAGTGAGTAGCTGATCACCGACCTTAACTTCGTTATTGTGAAATTCAATCTGCGAGTTTAGATTGCGGCTACCAATGAGAAAAATTCCCGGAAAATAATCGTGGCCGAGGTTATCGCCGTTTTGCAGAAAGAATTTATCTGCAACGGCGTATGTGCGAATAAAAGCAAGAGGACCGCTGCTTGGATAGAATCGAAAACCGCCGGCCGCATCCACCTCCCGAAAACCGACCTGCGGCACAAAGCCTGTATCCGCGCGGAACTCATCCCCCAGGTCGTTGTATTGAATGCGCCAATCATATTTTCGTTTTTGATGATTCCAATTGACATGAGCGGCGTGAGACTTCAATTGCGCTCCATCAAAAAATGGCGATAGTTCCGGGCGGTCCGGATTTTCCGTATCGCTGTAAAGAAACTGACCCGTAACAATATCGGAATCCGTCGGTCGCCATTGTCCATCCGGTCCAAATACTCTGTTGTGACCACCTCCTGAGATTTCGCGATCACTAAACAGAAAGCTTCCAAAGGAGCTGCCAAAATCGCGACGCAGCCTGCCAAGTGAAACGAAAGATTTGAAATCCTGCAAAGCGAATGCGGAAAATGTAGGGCCGGGAATGACGACCAATCCTCCCCCTTCGTCCTTGGATGAGAGAACGGTATAGGAAAAATCACCCATCTTGCCTGTGGCGCGCAAACCCCATTGAGGATTAGTGATGGTTCGCGTATAGACCATTTGAATTGGCGAGTTGAATAGATCGGATCCTTCCAGGAAAAAAGGACGCTTTTCAGGGAAAAACAAAGCGAAACGCTGGTTGGTGGCGATTTGTGGGACATCAGATTCCACCTGAGAGAAGTCGGGTTGAATCGTTGCGTCGATTGCGCTATTGGCTGTCGGATTCCATTTCACATCCACACCGAAGTCTCCATCGACCGGATCATTGGTAAAAGAAGAGTCCAGATCGTTGGGATCTCTGCGATGCCACAGTTCAGAAGCCGTCGCGAAGGGTGCGACCACCAGATGCCGCGAAGAAGGAAGCCTGTTGATGTTTGTCAATTCATGAGTGTGACAGATATAGCAGTTTGAGCCGCGTGGGATCGGGGCACTGTAAAATGCATAACGAAAATCACGCGGATAGTTGCGCCATATGAGAATGCGCCATGTTTGTGGATCGGTTTTGGGATAACGAAGCGTTGTCATCGGAATCCTGAATTCCGCCTGCCATCCTTCCGGAGTCAGTTTGGCTGCCGTATCATAAAAGTAATCCGGCGAAAAGTCTTCCGACTGATTCGTGTCATCGAAGATCCCATCCGCCTGAATTCCCCGTGGATTCACGCGCAATTCTATGGCACTGCGTTTGTCGTTGCGAGTGTCCAGAAACACAGCGATGTTGTCGTCCGTTCCAATCACCTGATCTCTTTCGACGTATGGTGCCCGTATCTTCTTAGGATCCGGATCATCCGCTTTGATCCCGATGTAGAAATAATCATCGTCATAGGTAACATAAGCTGTTGTTTTTGCTTTAGCCGGTATGTTGTCGCCCGGAGAGGTTTCATAGAAACGATCGATGACCAGTGCTTCTTTCCAGATGGGATCGTCCAGTTCACCATCCAGATTCATGGATCCAGAAGTTCTAGGTAGAGGTTGCGGTGACGGTGGAGTCACACGCTCTGCTGCCTGCGCGGTAATCTTCAGGAAAAGGACGCTACAAAGGAAAATTCCAAAGATAGACTTCAGCTTCACGACACCTCCTCTCGGTGTAAGACGTAGAAAACCCAAAGAGTGTTTGCGACTCTGCCCCACAATGGACAATTTAATTGACCAGATTGCCATAAGAAAGGTTGCAGCCGTGGAAATACACTGGGAAGGTTTCAATTGGCCGAATCGTTGTGCCAAAATTCGACGGTAGGATTAAAATAGAGAGAAGCGTTTTAACCGCCAAGACGCTAAGATCGCCAAGATAAAATAAGTCCTTTCCTCCCTTGACTTGGCGCCTTGGCGGTTAAAAATACAAGGAAGCAATGAAAAAAACGCGTGAGGAACTCCTGTCCGAGGCCCTGAAGACGCATGCGGATGCTGTGGCCGGATTCGCTCTTGCAGCCAGGAACGTACCAACCGGGAACTGGTCTCCAGATCAAGAGAGATGGACTGCGGCGCAAATTACCGAACATCTCACGCTGGTTTATGAAGTGTTGTTGCGGGAGTTGAGTGGCGGTTCCGGAATGAGGATCGTCACAAACTTCTGGCAGAAAGCTCTTGCGCGATGGTTAGTTTTGCGCCCGATACTCAACTCCGGCATTTTTCCGAAGGGAGCGAGAGCACCCAAAGAAACACGGCCGATGAGTGTGCGCGCGGATCAGCAAATTGCAGTCGCCACTTTTGAAGAGCTGGCCGGAGCTTTTCAAGAGAAAGTTCAGCTCGTATACAGCCAGGATCCAAATGCAAAACTTACACATGCTTACTTTGGCGCTTACACACTGGACAGCGCTGTACTTCTTTGCGCGCAGCATGTTCTGCATCACTGCAATCACCTGAAATTCTAAGCCCCGGCTACGGCCAATAGCTCTTCACCGCAGAGAAAAAATTCTCTTTTATTTTGCCTCTACGTTCTCAGGGGCTCTCGGCGGTGAATACTAACGCCTGTACTCAAATGCGCGTAGGAATTTTTCGCGGTACGCCCGGCCCAGGGGCAGTTTGGTTTCATCGGTCAATACCACCATGTAATCGCCGTGGGACCAGGCTTGCAGCTCTTTGATACGATCCATGTTGACAATTTGCGAGCGGTGAATTCGCACAAAACGATCGGGATCCAACTTTGCCTCGAGTGCATTCATCGTTTCTCTGTGGAGGTAAGACTCTTTTCCTGTGTGAATCCTCACATATTTCTCTTCTGCTTCGATCCAGTGAATCTGATCTGTCTTGATAAAAAAGATTCTCCCTTCAGAACGCATCAAGATACGGCGCAAAAAACTTTGCTTCGATTGTAATTCACCCAGCAGGTCTTCGATTTTTTCATCGACCTCTTTACGAGTGTTCTTGTTCTGAAAAACACGCGCGAGTGCTTCTTGAAAACGCTGTTCGTCAAACGGCTTAAGCAGATAATCGAGTGCGCGCACTTCGAATGCTCGGACTGCATATTGATCGTAAGCGGTTGTAAATATGACCTGAGGGCGATGGGACCGCAATTCCTGGAGCACTTCAAAACCATTCATATGCGGCATCTGTATATCCAGGAAAACGAGATCGGGACGAAGTTCCTCAATCAGGCGGATGGCAGCCAACCCGTTGTCCGCTTCGCCAACGATCTCTATCCGCGGATCCTTCTTCAAAAAATAGCGAAGTTTTTTCCTTGCCGGCGGTTCGTCATCTATCAGAATAACCCGAAACTTCATAACGGCTGCATTGAAGGTTCTTCTTCGAATGGAACTTGAATCGTAACGATGAGCCCTCCTCCCGGACGATTCTCGAAGCTCAAGGCTTGCTCTGTCCGGTACAGATGCCTGAGACGGTCACGAGTATTGGCCAGACCGATCCCTTTTAAGTACGGATCAGGTTCACGCAAGCCCGGGCCGTTGTCACAAACCTGCAAGACAAGATACTTTCCATCCCGTCTGGCTTTGATTTCCAGCTCGATCACTTCTGATTCATTGTGCTTGATCGCATTCTCCACGAATGGCTGCAAAACCAAATTCGGCACAAGAGCATTTTCAGTCTCGCGGTCTATCGACATATGAAAATGGAACTTCTCTTCAAATCGAGCTTTCATAATCTCAAAATACAGATACAGGAAATCGAGCTCTTGCCGCAGAGCAATCTTCTCTTTTCCGGATTGCTCCAGGGTTAACCTCAGCAAACCGCTCACTCGCGTCATCAAACGGTCCGCTTTTCCGACGTCTTCATACATGGTTGAGGAAATCATGTTCAGAGTGTTAAAAAGGAAGTGAGGTTGAATCTGCCCTTTCAGCGTTTGCAACTGAGCTTCCGCGAATTTTGCTTTTAGTTGTTCCGCCTGAAGCTCCAATTCGGCGGTCCTGTGTTCCCGCTCGCGGTTCGCTTGATACTGACGCACAAGATGGTGACCGATAAGGATCGCGGCATAAATGAGAAACTGCTTCTGATATTCCATGATAAACCGGAAGAATGGATCGCCCAGTTTGTACGTTCCCAGTGCAACCACAGCATAAATAGCCATTCGCGACAACGTCATCAACAGTGTATGAGTCACGCCGAACAGAACGCTCATCAGAATATGAAAGGGAACGGCCCGGTACCAGCTCAACCTGGTAACTGGGTACCTCTCCATAAACCATAGAACAGGCGGAAGCAATACGAATACGCCGTACGCGCCGGTCAGTTCATAGATCAGCGGATAGTAAAAGGGAGTGGACTCGCCGTCCAACCGCTCTTCGGTATACGCAATGCTGAAGCTGAGAAGTCCCAGGAACGTGCATATTCCAAGCAGGACCAACCATTTTGATCGATTCATTTTGATGCTAAAGGGACGGTCGCGTTGAATTGTAAACCGCCAGAGAGGCGAGGCAATGGTTTCATTCCAAAAAGAACTCGTGTCCAGTTCATCCTTCTGGTTACTTCGAAAACGATCCAGGAAAACAGAAATGTTCCCAAGGCAACCATCAAGAATTTCGTGCCTATGCTCCAGGAGGAGTGGATTAAAGGAAAGCCTATCATGATCGTGATTGTCTGATGAACTATGTAGAAAGGATAGACCGCTTCGGTGGCGTATTTCAAAATGGAATGATTGGTTTTCAAGTGCCTTCGCGCGAGTCCCAGAATCGTCAGAACCCAGCACCAGATGTTCATGCTCCGGCAAAAACGGTAGAAGGACCTGGGAAGCAGGTCAAGCTCCTGATCCGCAATCCAGAACAAACTCACAGCAGTCATGGTGAACACTCCGAAGAATAGCGCGCGAAACCGGTATTTTTCGATGCTATCCCAGATTGGTTCATAAGAAACAAGGATGTACCCTGAACAAAAAATTAGAAAAGTTGTTGTGAACTGCGCCCAATCCCCCAGCAGATTATTCGCGTTGCCCGGCCAGAAAGGTCGCAGCACGATTTCACTGACTGCGATCGGAACGCCGAACAGGAGCAAACCATTTCGCTTCTCGATCCATTGCAGCATTTTTGCGATCCGTTCCTTGCCGCCGGCCTTCCTGAGCCACAGAAAGAAAGGCAACCCCAGAAAAGAGAATACGAAAATGTAAGGAAGATACCACAGGTGATGCCAACTGAAATTTCCCTCCGGGTAAGGTTGGAACTGAAGAACGGTTTTGTAAAAATCGAAATAGGAAGTAAAGGAAATTCCGTGAAGCAGCCGCTCATAATAGATCTGCGGGGGAACGATTACCAGCATTCCAAAAAGCAGTGGAATCAGCAGTCGCTTCACGCGTTCGATTGAGAATTTTCCCGCGCCGTGCCGCTGCAGCGCGAACCAAACGGCCGCGCCAGATATGAAGAAAAGGAGTGGCATACGCCACTGACCGACAAACTGCATCAGGTCTTCGATCGATTCGGTCGTTTGATTGTTCTTGATGTGCCAATCCCAGGTATTGAACATCATTCCTGTATGAAACAGGATCAGGATTGTGAAAGCGATCACGCGAAGCCAGTCAAGATCATAACGTCGTTGGGTTTTCATTTTTGTTCTCCTATGATGTTTCAAGGTATGGCAAACCTTGAGTGGGCTCCAGAGCTTTGTCACGAACAGCAAAAAATCGCCCTTCAACACCGCTGTAATGTTCTTGCATGTCTCAATGATCAAACCTCTCAAGACGACGTTTGGGAATTGAAAATTTCGATTTTGAACTTATTTGGAGTTTGATCATTTGAAATTTGAAAATTCTCCGACGAGTAGATCCTTTTTACCCTCCAGTCGTTTCATTTCTACATGGAGGTTCCCTTTTATGAAGAAACAGCACTTGTTGGCGCTCATCACCCTCGCGGCGGTTCTATTCTGTTTTGGCCGTGACGGATCCACGAAAACACAAACCAAAGCACCGGCTCCTCCGGTTGCACAACAGTCGGTCATTGACGTTGCCTTTTGCCTGGACACGACCGGCAGCATGTCAGGATTGCTGGAAGGCGCAAAGACCAAAATCTGGTCGATCGTGAATACGATCTCCACCGCCCAACCCAGACCCGTATTGAGAATTGCTCTTGTGGGCTATCGCGATTTGCAGGACACTTACGTCACAAAGACTTATGATTTCACTCCGAATCTGGAAACGATGTACAGTCACCTTCGCGAATTTCACGCGGATGGTGGCGGCGATACACCGGAGCATGTCAATCAGGCGTTGCATGAATCCATTCAAAAGCTGAGCTGGTCGAAGAACCCGGCGGCTTTGAAAATTCTTTATCTCGTAGGAGATGCGCCGCCGCATATGGACTATCAAGATGGTTTTGATTATCGAAAAGTTTCCCGGCGCGCGGCCGCAACAGGGATCATTATCAATACCATTCAGTGCGGGAGCATGGATGGAACGCGTCAAGTCTGGCAAGAAATTTCGCGGATGGCCGAAGGAAAGTACGCCGCCATTGATCAGACTGGCGGAATGGTAAACATCAACTCCCCCTATGATGCGGAACTGACGCGGCTCAGCGGAGAGTTGAACAAAACATACGTCGCTTATGGAAAATCGGGTGCCAAAAGTCTGGCGGACCAAAGCGAACATGATACGGTTGCTGCAGACGCTCCATCGGCCGCTGCGGAACGCGCTTCCACGAAAGCTTCCGGCCTTTACAAGAATGAATCCTGGGATCTGGTCGATGCTGTCAAGGAAGACAACAAGAAGCTCGATAAACTTGCAGCCGAGGAACTACCTGCTGATATGCGGGGTCTTTCCCGTGATCAACAGAGATCGTACTTAAAGCAAAAAGAAGGAGAAAGAGCGAATCTGCAAAAGCAGATTCAGGATCTTTCCAGGAAACGAGAAAGCCACATCGAAGCTGAGAAGAAGAAATCGGGAACTAAGAAAGACGCATTCGATGAACAGGTACTCAGCACACTAAAAGAACAGGGTAAGGATAAGGGAATTAAATTTGAATAATGGAGCGCAGGCTTCAAGCCTGCATTACGGGCCGCGGGCTGAGCTTGTTGAAAAATCCAGATGCTGGCGGTCCCAGTTGGAGCGGGCATCCTTGCCCGCAAAATGCTCGTCGAGCGATCAGGTTTTTGCGGACTGGAAGTCCGCGCTCCAACTGATTTTTCAACAAGCTCGGCTTCCAGCCCGCCTGCTTTTTTTACTCCGGCAAGCCCGGATCCTTCAGCGCGGTCTCTGCTTCCTGGGTGATGGCAGAGACCGCGCGTTCATACAACGCGTAAGCTTCTTCATGCGAATTCGCGATAGCAGTCAGACCCGTTCGGCCATGTTCAGAAATAGCGCGCATCATATGAAACACAACTCCTGTTTGCCGCGTTTGATCAAAGTGAAGCTTTTCCCGCACGGCAAGATCCAACAGATCTTCGACTGTCAGGCTTTTATAGTTTGGCGATTTCACATGATCGCTCGCCACCAGACATTTTTGCATTCCTGAGGGCGCCATAAACTTCGCCGTTTCGGGATCATAGGAGCCATCTGTCAAAAACTGCAATGTCAGAAAAGGATGTGTGGTACCGCCTTTGCGAAGATTGAGCTCGATGGCATAAGGAGTCCAGTCAGTCCCCTGCGAACGCACCACCAGAAAATCCATGGCAAAGCGTCCGATGACACCTTCTTTTGCAAGTCTCTTTCCGACCTTTGCTGCTTCCCGGCTGATCGTCGCCGCGTAAGCCTCATCAGCAGGAAATTTTGCTCCCAGATAACTTTGCCCGCCACGGCCTCCCAGGAGCTGATCATGGGTAGAGAGAATCTGCAAATCGCCAAGAGGAGTAACTCGCATTTGTACGGAGGGAGATCGCACTTCTTCCGCCTGAAGCATTTCTTCAACAATGCCGCCGCGATGCGCCAGTTTTTCCACATACGTCTTGAAGCCGATTGCAGACGATTCCATTTGCATCCGCCGCAATTTCCCCGCGACTGCGTCCGGCTCCTGAGCCGAACCGGGCGCCGGAAGTCCTTTGAGATCCACCTGAGCATTCCCTTCTCCTGACACTCCTTCATTTAATTTCAAAATGACTCTGGGCACTTCTTTCTGTGCGCGAATGTTGCAGATTGCCTCCACCACCTGACCAATACTGGTGAGGTTCTCATAACCAATGGGATGAGGCACGCCCTCTTCTGCAAACAAACGGCGGCATCCGCTTTTTGATCCAAGTGGAAAATACTTTGGATCTGCGCCATACATGGGAATGCCCAGCCGTAGGGCGAGGTCCCGCTCCAGTATGGTCGTGTTAAAAGGAATGATGTGCGCGCGATCCGGATTAATCACCGTTTCGCGGATCTTTTGCATAAATCTTGGTCGCTCCAATATCTTTTGAGTAAGAGGACTGCTCGATCCGTCATTGGGAGAAAGTAAAAACAAACGTTTCCGCGCGTGATCGAGAATGACTCCAGGTAAAAGCCCAAGGTAATAATCAATGATGGCGCGCTGAACGGGCATCGCGGTGATGTAGATCAGCCGGGCCTTTGGCTGTCGCAACAGCAGAAGCAAAAATAGAAATCGCTCTTCGTACGCCAGTTCCATTGTACCCAGGTCGCTATCCGGCATGGACATGGAAGGCACAACAATGATGGTTTGTTCCTCCTCATTTATGGAGCTGATCGATTTCCAGAGCGGAACTAATTTTTGCTGCAAGCGATCGTAACGATCCGACGCTTCACGACTGGAAATTCCCAATGATGTAATGGCCCGGTAACCGAATTCCGGTTTGGCGCCTTTTGCGGATTCACCCATTGTAAAAACCCCCTTCTACGAGTGCACGCATTTTACTATATATCAAGAATTGCGAGAGTGTGGAGTCTTTCTTGTGGAATCGCAGACCTGAGCCACGATAGGTTCCCAAGTTCCTTCCCGAGCAAGCAACTTACACATTCAAAATGGATACTCTTTGTTCTTCTTTGTTTTGTGACTGTGGTTGGCAGGGCTGAAGAGAATTACGCTCCGGATATTCCGGAGCCGGGCTCGGCGGTTGCGATCGCTAAAGACACAACGGACCCGCGTTACACCAGTTCGTGGATCATCTACAGTAAAAATCCGGCCCGCGGAGCGATCCGAAAAACGAGTCTAATTTGAGCGATCGTTTGACTTACTTTGAATTTACTTCGCTGTTTAGCCGAGAGCGTCTTCTGCCGGCCCGCCGCGAACAGGTTCTCTCAGTGCGCGTTGTGGTCACCGCTAATGAGCAACTCTTCATCGCATAGCAAAATAACATCACCCGTGAATTCCCCCTCGTCGTCGAACTCGCATGTCCCGCCCTCCTCCAGAAGGATTATTCCGACTTCGTCTTCACTGGCACCTGGTTCTCCACTATCTGCGAAACTGGCACAGATTACCGCTCCGCTCTCCCCATTAAACCGGCCTGTACCGTCGATTTCGATTTCGAATTCCTCATCCCCTTCCTCAGTATCTTCATCGCATATGCGCTCGTCTATGTTCTCAAGAAGAAATCGATTGCCGTTCCAGTTAAGCTGCAATTTGTTCGGTCCCCCGTCGCAACGGAGCGTGAAGCCATGAGTCACTATAACGTCGCTGCCTTCACCGTCCTGACAGGGAAAGGTCCCGCCACCGGTTACCCCGGGGATTATTGTTCCTGCCGCCGAGATCTGATTGGACACACTTCCGCCGGTTGCGTTATCAACAGCCGTCTCCTGACTACACCCGGCTATGATGAGAACTGTAAAACTCACCAACACAAAAACAAATTGAGATACCTTCATATACCCTCCTTACCGATCAACCTGCGCGCAAAAGAAGAATGACTGTTTACGTGAAGCGGTTTCTAATATTCCTTGACCAGTTTACTTGTATTCCCGGGCAAAAGTCTAATCAATAGATGCAAGTAAAGAAAACCCCAAAACAGAGACAGGGCCGGATCACCGTAGATTCTTTCCTCGATTGGGGACGCTTCCAGCCCAGCCTACGGCGACAATTTGAACTATTCAATCAAGCGATCGAAAAGGATCCAAATTATGCACGGGCGTAAGCCGGTTGTCTCAGGTTTATGGCACGTTAGGGATTATGCCAAACAAAAGTCAGCTGCAATCCAGGCTGTGCAAATGGATGATACTCTTGCGGAAGGAGCTTCAAATGAGCCTGTGCCAAATCTGTGCCTTCAGCATCCCGCAAAGAATGATTT contains:
- a CDS encoding peptide ligase PGM1-related protein, yielding MGESAKGAKPEFGYRAITSLGISSREASDRYDRLQQKLVPLWKSISSINEEEQTIIVVPSMSMPDSDLGTMELAYEERFLFLLLLLRQPKARLIYITAMPVQRAIIDYYLGLLPGVILDHARKRLFLLSPNDGSSSPLTQKILERPRFMQKIRETVINPDRAHIIPFNTTILERDLALRLGIPMYGADPKYFPLGSKSGCRRLFAEEGVPHPIGYENLTSIGQVVEAICNIRAQKEVPRVILKLNEGVSGEGNAQVDLKGLPAPGSAQEPDAVAGKLRRMQMESSAIGFKTYVEKLAHRGGIVEEMLQAEEVRSPSVQMRVTPLGDLQILSTHDQLLGGRGGQSYLGAKFPADEAYAATISREAAKVGKRLAKEGVIGRFAMDFLVVRSQGTDWTPYAIELNLRKGGTTHPFLTLQFLTDGSYDPETAKFMAPSGMQKCLVASDHVKSPNYKSLTVEDLLDLAVREKLHFDQTRQTGVVFHMMRAISEHGRTGLTAIANSHEEAYALYERAVSAITQEAETALKDPGLPE